From the Oncorhynchus nerka isolate Pitt River linkage group LG20, Oner_Uvic_2.0, whole genome shotgun sequence genome, one window contains:
- the ppardb gene encoding peroxisome proliferator-activated receptor delta b yields MDLLQQLPSPEHLEQVNGETRTGPQPLCGPNSPHPLDTAADDIWTARDVEAVAPDFGGLTDLQELGVEEGEGSGAERPRSPISRVSWNGTGSQQNGEKGGGEEEGLEKDKTRYSRQDSPAADNNYTDLSHTSSPSLSEQLRLGRDEATGPGINVECRICADKASGFHYGVHACEGCKGFFRRTIRMKLEYERCERACKILKKNRNKCQYCRFQKCLALGMSHDAIRYGRMPGAEKKKLVAGLLAEELDSHHLGGSDLKTLAKQVYQAYLKNLIMTKKKARSILTGKTSCTSPFVIHDVDTLWQAESGLVWNQLIPGAPLTKEIGVHVFYRCQCTTVETVRELTEFAKNIPGFVDLFLNDQVTLLKYGVHEAIFAMLPSLMNKDGLLVANGKGFVTREFLRSLRKPFSEIMEPKFEFAVKFNALELDDSDLALFVAIIILCGDRPGLMNVKQVEQSQDGILQALDQHLQANHQDSLYLFPKLLNKMADLRQLVTENALLVQKIKKTESETSLHPLLQEIYKDMY; encoded by the exons ATGGATTTGTTACAGCAGCTACCTTCCCCTGAGCACCTTGAACAGGTGAATGGGGAGACTAGGACAGGCCCGCAGCCCCTATGTGGCCCAAACTCTCCACATCCCCTGGACACGGCAGCTGATGATATATGGACTGCAAGGGACGTGGAGGCAGTGGCCCCTGACTTTGGAGGGTTGACGGACCTGCAGGAGCTGGGGGTTGAGGAGGGTGAAGGCAGTGGGGCGGAGAGGCCGAGGTCCCCCATCTCGAGGGTATCATGGAATGGGACTGGCAgccaacagaatggagagaagggaggaggggaagaggagggactgGAGAAGGACAAGACTAGATACAGCAGACAAGACAGTCCTGCTGCTGATAACAACTATACAG ACCTGTCTCACACGTCGTCTCCCTCGCTGTCGGAGCAGCTGCGTCTGGGACGGGATGAGGCCACAGGGCCTGGTATCAACGTGGAGTGTAGGATCTGTGCTGACAAAGCTTCAGGGTTCCACTACGGTGTGCATGCCTGCGAGGGCTGCAAG GGCTTCTTCCGGCGGACCATTCGGATGAAGCTGGAGTACGAGCGCTGTGAGAGAGCCTGTAAGATCCTGAAAAAGAACCGTAATAAGTGCCAGTATTGCCGCTTCCAGAAGTGCCTGGCCCTGGGCATGTCCCATGACG CGATCCGGTATGGGCGTATGCCGGGGGCTGAGAAGAAGAAGCTAGTGGCTGGCCTGCTAGCAGAGGAGCTGGACTCCCACCACCTTGGTGGCTCAGACCTCAAGACCCTGGCTAAACAGGTGTACCAAGCCTACCTGAAGAACCTCATTATGACCAAGAAGAAAGCCCGCAGCATCCTCACCGGCAAGACCAGCTGCACATCG CCATTTGTGATCCATGATGTGGACACCCTGTGGCAAGCAGAGAGTGGTCTAGTGTGGAACCAGTTAATCCCGGGCGCGCCCCTCACAAAAGAGATAGGGGTACACGTGTTTTACCGCTGTCAGTGCACCACGGTGGAGACGGTACGAGAGCTAACTGAGTTCGCCAAGAACATCCCAGGGTTTGTGGATCTCTTCCTCAACGACCAG GTGACACTACTGAAGTATGGCGTCCACGAGGCCATCTTTGCCATGCTGCCCTCCCTCATGAACAAAGATGGCCTCCTGGTGGCCAACGGGAAGGGCTTTGTGACCCGGGAGTTCCTGAGGAGCCTCCGTAAACCCTTCAGTGAGATCATGGAGCCCAAGTTTGAGTTTGCTGTGAAGTTCAATGCTCTGGAGCTGGATGATAGTGACCTGGCTCTGTTTGTGGCCATTATCATCCTGTGTGGAG ACCGCCCAGGGCTAATGAACGTGAAGCAGGTCGAACAGAGTCAGGACGGTATTCTCCAGGCCTTGGACCAGCACCTGCAGGCCAACCACCAGGActccctctacctcttccccaAGCTGCTGAACAAGATGGCCGACCTCAGACAGCTTGTCACAGAGAACGCCTTGCTGGTGCAGAAGATCAAGAAGACAGAGTCGGAGACCTCTCTGCACCCTCTACTACAGGAGATCTATAAGGACATGTACTGA
- the mkrn4 gene encoding makorin, ring finger protein, 4 isoform X3, with protein MESDIGQSSHFRSGVTCRQFLNGSCRFGSRCHYLHELPSVLPPTSQICRYFQKGGCWFGDGCRYLHVTAPEAASAGLSRRGSAPVVHTPWVGHALPERRGSEPSLLQAQGFYSQGRRGAESMQTYVAHLQHNFGRQNTDITEEDVAEGSSQTSPHRRAESSHAHVPEPQASVQQCPETSAQTTVPSSTLSAQAGEWRPLVNQQQEPSSLEVAAEHGASSATAAFQTAQENTESFNQSKDVTCGICMETVYEKTSAEDRRFGILPNCSHPFCLSCIVTWRKTKNFHEEVIKSCPQCRVKSAFYVPNKYWVEGQPKETLIRNFKAKCSKRRCSFFMRHGCCPFKTECLYWHDLPHGYRPPRRRRSAHSHHAMSLDDLGSLQLLDYVIAMTLLDDLLDDEDDDEFPLYLSEYDDYDLF; from the exons ATGGAGTCAGATATAGGGCAATCTTCGCATTTTCGTAGTGGTGTGACTTGTAG GCAATTCTTGAACGGTTCATGCAGATTCGGTTCGCGCTGTCATTATCTACACGAGTTGCCATCAGTGTTGCCGCCGACATCCCAAATATGCAGGTACTTCCAGAAAGGTGGATGCTGGTTTGGAGATGGCTGCAG ATATCTCCACGTCACTGCTCCTGAGGCAGCCAGCGCGGGGTTGAGTAGGAGGGGTTCAGCACCTGTGGTTCACACCCCGTGGGTTGGCCATGCACTACCAGAACGTAGAGGATCAGAGCCATCTCTACTGCAGGCACAGGGCTTCTACAGCCAAGGACGTCGGGGCGCAGAGTCCATGCAGACCTATGTAGCACACCTCCAGCACAACTTTGGCCGCCAGAACACTGATATCACAGAAGAGGATGTAGCCGAAGGTTCATCGCAAACTTCACCGCACCGAAGGG CGGAGTCATCACATGCTCATGTCCCAGAGCCCCAAGCTTCAGTCCAACAGTGTCCTGAGACATCGGCCCAAACTACAGTTCCATCCAGCACACTGTCGGCTCAAGCAGGCGAATGGAGGCCTCTAGTCAATCAGCAG cAGGAGCCTTCCTCCCTGGAGGTAGCAGCAGAGCATGGTGCCTCCTCTGCCACTGCTGCCTTCCAGACGGCCCAGGAGAATACGGAATCCTTCAACCAAAGTAAAGATGTGACCTGTGGCATCTGCATGGAGACTGTGTACGAGAAGACCAGTGCTGAGGATAGGCGCTTTGGCATCCTGCCCAACTGCAGCCATCCTTTCTGCCTGAGCTGCATTGTCACCTGGAGGAAAACTAAAAACTTCCATGAAGAAGTTATAAA GAGCTGCCCACAGTGCAGAGTGAAGTCCGCGTTTTACGTCCCTAACAAGTACTGGGTGGAGGGACAACCAAAGGAAACCCTTATCCGTAACTTCAAAGCGAAATGCAG TAAAAGAAGATGTAGTTTCTTCATGCGTCATGGATGCTGTCCCTTCAAGACTGAGTGTCTCTATTGGCATGACCTGCCTCATGGCTACCGACCACCTCGCCGACGCAGATCAGCACATTCT CACCATGCGATGAGTCTTGATGACTTGGGCAGCCTACAACTTCTTGACTATGTCATTGCTATGACTCTGCTGGATGACTTGCTGGATGATGAGGATGACGATGAGTTTCCCTTGTACCTGAGTGAATATGACGATTATGACCTATTCTGA
- the mkrn4 gene encoding makorin, ring finger protein, 4 isoform X2 has translation MEQYGFPYHDSYERPSINRRICRQFLNGSCRFGSRCHYLHELPSVLPPTSQICRYFQKGGCWFGDGCRYLHVTAPEAASAGLSRRGSAPVVHTPWVGHALPERRGSEPSLLQAQGFYSQGRRGAESMQTYVAHLQHNFGRQNTDITEEDVAEGSSQTSPHRRAESSHAHVPEPQASVQQCPETSAQTTVPSSTLSAQAGEWRPLVNQQEPSSLEVAAEHGASSATAAFQTAQENTESFNQSKDVTCGICMETVYEKTSAEDRRFGILPNCSHPFCLSCIVTWRKTKNFHEEVIKSCPQCRVKSAFYVPNKYWVEGQPKETLIRNFKAKCSKRRCSFFMRHGCCPFKTECLYWHDLPHGYRPPRRRRSAHSHHAMSLDDLGSLQLLDYVIAMTLLDDLLDDEDDDEFPLYLSEYDDYDLF, from the exons ATGGAACAATATGGGTTTCCGTACCATGACTCTTATGAACGTCCttcaattaatagaaggatttgCAG GCAATTCTTGAACGGTTCATGCAGATTCGGTTCGCGCTGTCATTATCTACACGAGTTGCCATCAGTGTTGCCGCCGACATCCCAAATATGCAGGTACTTCCAGAAAGGTGGATGCTGGTTTGGAGATGGCTGCAG ATATCTCCACGTCACTGCTCCTGAGGCAGCCAGCGCGGGGTTGAGTAGGAGGGGTTCAGCACCTGTGGTTCACACCCCGTGGGTTGGCCATGCACTACCAGAACGTAGAGGATCAGAGCCATCTCTACTGCAGGCACAGGGCTTCTACAGCCAAGGACGTCGGGGCGCAGAGTCCATGCAGACCTATGTAGCACACCTCCAGCACAACTTTGGCCGCCAGAACACTGATATCACAGAAGAGGATGTAGCCGAAGGTTCATCGCAAACTTCACCGCACCGAAGGG CGGAGTCATCACATGCTCATGTCCCAGAGCCCCAAGCTTCAGTCCAACAGTGTCCTGAGACATCGGCCCAAACTACAGTTCCATCCAGCACACTGTCGGCTCAAGCAGGCGAATGGAGGCCTCTAGTCAATCAGCAG GAGCCTTCCTCCCTGGAGGTAGCAGCAGAGCATGGTGCCTCCTCTGCCACTGCTGCCTTCCAGACGGCCCAGGAGAATACGGAATCCTTCAACCAAAGTAAAGATGTGACCTGTGGCATCTGCATGGAGACTGTGTACGAGAAGACCAGTGCTGAGGATAGGCGCTTTGGCATCCTGCCCAACTGCAGCCATCCTTTCTGCCTGAGCTGCATTGTCACCTGGAGGAAAACTAAAAACTTCCATGAAGAAGTTATAAA GAGCTGCCCACAGTGCAGAGTGAAGTCCGCGTTTTACGTCCCTAACAAGTACTGGGTGGAGGGACAACCAAAGGAAACCCTTATCCGTAACTTCAAAGCGAAATGCAG TAAAAGAAGATGTAGTTTCTTCATGCGTCATGGATGCTGTCCCTTCAAGACTGAGTGTCTCTATTGGCATGACCTGCCTCATGGCTACCGACCACCTCGCCGACGCAGATCAGCACATTCT CACCATGCGATGAGTCTTGATGACTTGGGCAGCCTACAACTTCTTGACTATGTCATTGCTATGACTCTGCTGGATGACTTGCTGGATGATGAGGATGACGATGAGTTTCCCTTGTACCTGAGTGAATATGACGATTATGACCTATTCTGA
- the mkrn4 gene encoding makorin, ring finger protein, 4 isoform X1 — MEQYGFPYHDSYERPSINRRICRQFLNGSCRFGSRCHYLHELPSVLPPTSQICRYFQKGGCWFGDGCRYLHVTAPEAASAGLSRRGSAPVVHTPWVGHALPERRGSEPSLLQAQGFYSQGRRGAESMQTYVAHLQHNFGRQNTDITEEDVAEGSSQTSPHRRAESSHAHVPEPQASVQQCPETSAQTTVPSSTLSAQAGEWRPLVNQQQEPSSLEVAAEHGASSATAAFQTAQENTESFNQSKDVTCGICMETVYEKTSAEDRRFGILPNCSHPFCLSCIVTWRKTKNFHEEVIKSCPQCRVKSAFYVPNKYWVEGQPKETLIRNFKAKCSKRRCSFFMRHGCCPFKTECLYWHDLPHGYRPPRRRRSAHSHHAMSLDDLGSLQLLDYVIAMTLLDDLLDDEDDDEFPLYLSEYDDYDLF, encoded by the exons ATGGAACAATATGGGTTTCCGTACCATGACTCTTATGAACGTCCttcaattaatagaaggatttgCAG GCAATTCTTGAACGGTTCATGCAGATTCGGTTCGCGCTGTCATTATCTACACGAGTTGCCATCAGTGTTGCCGCCGACATCCCAAATATGCAGGTACTTCCAGAAAGGTGGATGCTGGTTTGGAGATGGCTGCAG ATATCTCCACGTCACTGCTCCTGAGGCAGCCAGCGCGGGGTTGAGTAGGAGGGGTTCAGCACCTGTGGTTCACACCCCGTGGGTTGGCCATGCACTACCAGAACGTAGAGGATCAGAGCCATCTCTACTGCAGGCACAGGGCTTCTACAGCCAAGGACGTCGGGGCGCAGAGTCCATGCAGACCTATGTAGCACACCTCCAGCACAACTTTGGCCGCCAGAACACTGATATCACAGAAGAGGATGTAGCCGAAGGTTCATCGCAAACTTCACCGCACCGAAGGG CGGAGTCATCACATGCTCATGTCCCAGAGCCCCAAGCTTCAGTCCAACAGTGTCCTGAGACATCGGCCCAAACTACAGTTCCATCCAGCACACTGTCGGCTCAAGCAGGCGAATGGAGGCCTCTAGTCAATCAGCAG cAGGAGCCTTCCTCCCTGGAGGTAGCAGCAGAGCATGGTGCCTCCTCTGCCACTGCTGCCTTCCAGACGGCCCAGGAGAATACGGAATCCTTCAACCAAAGTAAAGATGTGACCTGTGGCATCTGCATGGAGACTGTGTACGAGAAGACCAGTGCTGAGGATAGGCGCTTTGGCATCCTGCCCAACTGCAGCCATCCTTTCTGCCTGAGCTGCATTGTCACCTGGAGGAAAACTAAAAACTTCCATGAAGAAGTTATAAA GAGCTGCCCACAGTGCAGAGTGAAGTCCGCGTTTTACGTCCCTAACAAGTACTGGGTGGAGGGACAACCAAAGGAAACCCTTATCCGTAACTTCAAAGCGAAATGCAG TAAAAGAAGATGTAGTTTCTTCATGCGTCATGGATGCTGTCCCTTCAAGACTGAGTGTCTCTATTGGCATGACCTGCCTCATGGCTACCGACCACCTCGCCGACGCAGATCAGCACATTCT CACCATGCGATGAGTCTTGATGACTTGGGCAGCCTACAACTTCTTGACTATGTCATTGCTATGACTCTGCTGGATGACTTGCTGGATGATGAGGATGACGATGAGTTTCCCTTGTACCTGAGTGAATATGACGATTATGACCTATTCTGA
- the mkrn4 gene encoding makorin, ring finger protein, 4 isoform X4 — translation MSLSCSLDRQFLNGSCRFGSRCHYLHELPSVLPPTSQICRYFQKGGCWFGDGCRYLHVTAPEAASAGLSRRGSAPVVHTPWVGHALPERRGSEPSLLQAQGFYSQGRRGAESMQTYVAHLQHNFGRQNTDITEEDVAEGSSQTSPHRRAESSHAHVPEPQASVQQCPETSAQTTVPSSTLSAQAGEWRPLVNQQQEPSSLEVAAEHGASSATAAFQTAQENTESFNQSKDVTCGICMETVYEKTSAEDRRFGILPNCSHPFCLSCIVTWRKTKNFHEEVIKSCPQCRVKSAFYVPNKYWVEGQPKETLIRNFKAKCSKRRCSFFMRHGCCPFKTECLYWHDLPHGYRPPRRRRSAHSHHAMSLDDLGSLQLLDYVIAMTLLDDLLDDEDDDEFPLYLSEYDDYDLF, via the exons ATGAGCTTGTCTTGCAGTCTTGACag GCAATTCTTGAACGGTTCATGCAGATTCGGTTCGCGCTGTCATTATCTACACGAGTTGCCATCAGTGTTGCCGCCGACATCCCAAATATGCAGGTACTTCCAGAAAGGTGGATGCTGGTTTGGAGATGGCTGCAG ATATCTCCACGTCACTGCTCCTGAGGCAGCCAGCGCGGGGTTGAGTAGGAGGGGTTCAGCACCTGTGGTTCACACCCCGTGGGTTGGCCATGCACTACCAGAACGTAGAGGATCAGAGCCATCTCTACTGCAGGCACAGGGCTTCTACAGCCAAGGACGTCGGGGCGCAGAGTCCATGCAGACCTATGTAGCACACCTCCAGCACAACTTTGGCCGCCAGAACACTGATATCACAGAAGAGGATGTAGCCGAAGGTTCATCGCAAACTTCACCGCACCGAAGGG CGGAGTCATCACATGCTCATGTCCCAGAGCCCCAAGCTTCAGTCCAACAGTGTCCTGAGACATCGGCCCAAACTACAGTTCCATCCAGCACACTGTCGGCTCAAGCAGGCGAATGGAGGCCTCTAGTCAATCAGCAG cAGGAGCCTTCCTCCCTGGAGGTAGCAGCAGAGCATGGTGCCTCCTCTGCCACTGCTGCCTTCCAGACGGCCCAGGAGAATACGGAATCCTTCAACCAAAGTAAAGATGTGACCTGTGGCATCTGCATGGAGACTGTGTACGAGAAGACCAGTGCTGAGGATAGGCGCTTTGGCATCCTGCCCAACTGCAGCCATCCTTTCTGCCTGAGCTGCATTGTCACCTGGAGGAAAACTAAAAACTTCCATGAAGAAGTTATAAA GAGCTGCCCACAGTGCAGAGTGAAGTCCGCGTTTTACGTCCCTAACAAGTACTGGGTGGAGGGACAACCAAAGGAAACCCTTATCCGTAACTTCAAAGCGAAATGCAG TAAAAGAAGATGTAGTTTCTTCATGCGTCATGGATGCTGTCCCTTCAAGACTGAGTGTCTCTATTGGCATGACCTGCCTCATGGCTACCGACCACCTCGCCGACGCAGATCAGCACATTCT CACCATGCGATGAGTCTTGATGACTTGGGCAGCCTACAACTTCTTGACTATGTCATTGCTATGACTCTGCTGGATGACTTGCTGGATGATGAGGATGACGATGAGTTTCCCTTGTACCTGAGTGAATATGACGATTATGACCTATTCTGA